TTCGTAAACTGCAGGCGCATGTTCCTGAAAAGCTATCTGTGGTACATGGAGAGTTTTGAAGTAACTATCAGGCCCTTTTCTCTTCATTTCCTTTCTTTCTTCTCACTTTTTTTATTTTTATTGAACTTTCTTATATACAAGATATACTCTTGAGAATCTCAAATTAGGATTTTGATTTAAAAACCTATTCCTTTTTTCGTTGATACTGCTATTCTCTTTTTTTTGGTCAGTGGTAGCTATAAATATAAAAAATTTTGCTTCTTTATGGATAAAAAATCTATCGAGTATAGAGGAGTCCTCTTCGAGGACTCCATAGAAAACTATCTTTACAGAGAAACTGCCTCTATTTGCCAATTTCTTCATTTTCTCTGTATAGAAGACATTTCACAATACGTTGAACGTACTGTGTATACCAACAAACGTTGGCATTTTAAATATAACGTTTCCTCAATGATAAAGCTCTTTATTGTAAAGTGCTTCAGGAATCTCTCTTATGAAAAAACAGTATCCAGTTTAACAGAAGAAGAAGCTATTATGCTATCGTTCTGTGATAAAAATGGGCAAATAAGACTTCCTTCAGCTGGAACCCTCCATCATTTTGTAAAATATAGACTTGGAGAAGATGGGGATCAATGAACTAATAATAATGGTAGGCGAAAAGATTCTTAAAAGCTCAAAGTTAAAAGACGCCAAGATAGATTCAACACCTCTTGAAGCTTCACGATATGACAAATATGCGGATTATAATCCGCATTATAAATGTAAAATGGACAAAGCTCACATTACAATGATTGGAACTTATCCGGTATTTATGACATATACTAATGGCCTTAGTTCTGATTCTACGGAACTTATCAAACACATACACGCATTAAAGAAAATGGAAGCTAATATTGAATTTTATGCTGCGGATGGAGCTTATGACTCATTCCAAAACAATGCAGATATATGGTATCATCTGAATGCAAAACCAATTATTTCCTACTCTTGTGATGCAGTATTGCACAAAGAAGGTGAAGTAGAGAGGATTGATCATTGGGTGAACAAAATGTGGAAACTTGGTGGAGAGGTTCATACCAAAATAGAAAATAAGCTGAAGTTTCTGTATGAAAATGGAAGACAAGAACAAGTTGGGATGTACCTAAGAAATCAAAACATCCTCGATGAATTATTTTGGGAGTTATACAAGAAAAGAGTAGAATGCGAAAAAGTACATGGCCACATGAAAGATACGATGAACTTCGATGTCAGAAGAATAAGAGTAGAGAGCAGAGCTCTCTACTCTCTGCTAAATTTCGTTTCCTATCAACTATTAGTGCTTACTGAATTGCAAAATAAAGTTAAACTCAGGAATTCGTTTGGGAGGCTATTCTAAAAAAGTACATCAAATTAGAATAGAAATATAAGGAGCTAATTTGATGGCCTCCTCTTATTTTAGGCTCTCATGCACTATCTATTTATAGTTAATAGTCACAACTTTTGTACAGGTTCTTTTTTCTGTTCGGATATGCAAGTGTATTTTCAGGAACAGTAAAAGACGTATTTTATTTTGTAAGGTGGGTAACCATGGACATTACATGCTCTCCTGAAAAAAACAGCCCAGAAAATCTTAATAGCGAGGAAGAGCCTGCTCTGCAGATGTTATTGGAGCTTCCTGGCGGAGAAAAGGTATACAGGCAGGATTGCTCCATAGTCATAAAACTTCCCTCTGGCAGGAGTGCTCTTACTACTTCATGGCTTAACGGAGGTTATCGCGAAGACCTGGAATGTATTATCAATAACCAGATTCCACGTGGAGTAAAAAAAGGTGAGGAACTGGAAGGTGGAGACGTATCTGCTTACCTTTCCCTGCTGGCTTCAAAATTAGGATTCGATCCATTAAAGAGCTCTGGCATGCTAACTGCTGCGAACATGAATAATGTCGCTGTAGTCAGCAAGGGTTTCAGAGGTCTTGAGGTTACTGCAATAGTAACCGGAGGTGTTGAAATAAATGGGGGTAGAGCAGGGGATCCAGCTTCATACTATCAGGAGAACGGAAACCATTTCCCCATAAACGGGACCATAAATACCATTATTGTAATAAATGCGCACCTTCCGGAATATACGATGTCTCGTGTCACTATGACTGCTACTGAAGCAAAGGCAGTGGCTCTGCAGGAGTTGATGGTCCCAAGCAGATATTCCCAGGGAATAGCCACAGGCTCAGGCACGGATATGATCGCTGTTATTTGCAATATGACAAGTTCTCTGAAGCTTACGGATGGAGGAACGCATTCCAAGCTAGGGGAACTTATAGGGAAGTGTGTGATAGAAGCCACTAAGAAAGCACTTGAGAAGCAGTCGGAACTTACGCCTATTTCCCAGCTTAATATGTTATTGAGGCTGGAAAGGTTCGGGGTGGATGAAGCATATTACTGGAAAGTGGCTTCCCATATGGCAGGTGAGAATCGTAAAATGCGTTTCCTGAAAGACCTGAGGGAAATAGCAGCTAATCCTTTATTGGTAACAACCACTTCTGCCATTATACACATAGTTGATGAAGTTTCCTGGGGTCTACTACCTGAAACTTCAGCACGGACAATGGCACTTGCTCTTCTTCAGCAGCTTCCGATCCTGTTAGGAAGCAACAAAAAGCCACCAGAGGACTTACTGAACGGTTATGATAGTATTGTTGATAATCTGGTATACATGACAGCCTGGCTGGTGAAAAACAGTATCATGGTAGAAAAATGATTCTTGATCATTTTATACACTATAGATGTATACAAAATTGTGAGGTTTTAACATTAAAAGTTTAATGAACTTCTCTCTTCATGAGAGTGACCTGTCACGTTTTGAAAATGACTGGAACAAAGTGAAGTCTTTCGTGAGGTCTCATGGACTTGATGGTGTAGAGCTTTTCATTGATCATAATCTTCTTCCAGATATTCCTTCCGGGATAGTTAAAGGTGTACATTTACCTTACTGGATGGGAAGGCATCGTGCATGGGTGGATGAAAAATCTTTCAATGGAAATATGGATGAAAATGAGAAGTTTTTCCTGTTCGGAGGTCATGATCGCCAGGATATGATTTCGAACTTTAGGAGTGCTCTTGAGAATGCTGCATCTATAGATGCAGAATATGGAGTTTTTCATGTTGCTTATGTGGAGCTGGACCATGTGTTCACCCGGAATTTTGGGGTTTCTGATACAGAGGTCATGGATTCAACTGCAGATTTTCTCAATGGGTCTTTATCGTTTTTTCCAAATGGAGAGCCACCAGTAAGGCTCTTTTTAGAGAACCTGTGGTGGCCTGGCCTAAACTTGCTGGACACTGCTGCAACAATTCATTTTATAGAATCCCTTGAATTTGATAACTGGGCTTTTACACTTGATACAGGCCATTTAATGAATGCAATAATGAATTGCACTGATCAAAGGACTGCAATTGATTCGGTACTGGATCTGCTGGCAAGGTATCCGGAAGATATTATTGACAGGATAGAAGGAATGCACTTGCATTGCAGTCTATCGGGTGACTATCAGATGCAAGTGGCAAGAAATGGTGCACCTGAGGGTTACTATGACCTCTCTTTCCATGAGCGTCTCATTGCTGTCATGGAGCATGTTTCAAAAATAGATCAGCACATGCCTTTTACTGAAGAAGGTTGCAGGAAGATCGTGGACTTCGTGAGGCCGCGGTTCCTTACTCATGAATTTGAAACCAACAGCCTGCCTGAACTTGACTGGAAGCTTCGAACACAGATACAAGCATTGTATGGGAACGAAATATAAAAAGAATATATCTCTAGTATATTTGATTCATTGCACAAATATATGTTTTATATACATTACTAATTTAGATGAGGTATATGTCTTATAGAATATTAACGGGGAATGTTTTATATATGTATAAATAATACTTTGCTATATATGAGCCCATTTGATAACAATCCCCCTCAAGACCTTAACAACACTGAACGTCTTAAAGTATTCAGTGCTTTGGGCAGTGATACACGCTTGAAAATGCTGCAAAAGCTGTGCGAGGGTGAGGTTCACATCTCCGAACTGGCAAGGGAGCTTGATATATCTGTTCCGGTTGCAGCGAAGCATGCGACCATTCTCGAGGGCGCTCAACTGATAGAGCGCAAGGTGTACGGGAAAACCCATGTTTTGAAACTAAATAATAAGAACATTGTTTCAGCTTTGGATATACTTGCACCCACTAAAACTATAGAAGTACCAAAAGGTACAACTCTTCTGGAAGCCCTGAAAAAGGTTGCTGTAGTGGAAGTACGGCAGGACTATGACTTTGAGAATATTGTGTCCACCAATGGTGAAGAAGGTTTCTTTGTGTATGAAGTGGACGGCAAACTCCTTGATAAGACAGTTAAGAACTGTACGTTTGAAAAGGATGCAACAGTCGAATGGAAGAAACTGGAAGCCGTTACTAAATTGAAGATCAATATCAAAGTAAAGGATGAAGAGTGATAATTCACACTTTAGTGGATCGTTAAGTTCTCTCATACCTTTTTAATACTTTCACATCGCTTACATTTCTGTTTTATATTCAATCATCAGTCATTGCATTGTGAGAACTCTCCATGAAGCCCATAAGTCCCTCACGGAGCGTATGCGCTATCTAGCATCAGGTACTAAATATGATAGCTGCAACCAAAGTGCCTTATGCCATGCTTTTGCTCCCGATGGCAGATGTATCCAGCTTTATAAGACGCTGCTTACAAATTATTGTTCAGGGGAGTGTACCTACTGTCCCAACAGATGTGAAAGGGATACTCCCCGCGTATCACTATCCCCGGATGAGATCGTAAAGATCACATGGTCCTTTTACAGAAGAAATGCTGTAGAGGGCTTGTTCCTGTCTTCCGGTGTAATAGGGGATGCTGAGAATACTTCCGAAAAACAGCTTGAAGTGGCCAGAAAATTGCGTGCTCAGGGTTTTGAAGGATACATACACATGAGGCTTATGCCAGGTACTCCAAAGTATCTTCTGGAAGAGATCGCGGATGTGGCAAATAAGTTCGGAGTCAATGCTGAAACAACAAGTAGTATCAACTATTCTGAGGTCTGTCCAAACTTCAATTACAATACTGATGTGCTACAGCGTCTAAAATGGACAAAGGAACTCATAATCCAGAAAAGGAAAGAAGTTGGCTATGGGGGTCGTATCATCGGTGCCAACGACACTCAGTTCGTTGTAGGTGCTGCTAATGAGTCTGACCAGGATATTGTGCACACTGTGACAAAGTTCATGGACAAATACGATCTCAGAAGGCCTTATTTTATGAGTTTTGATCCTGTACCGAACACACCTCTTGAACACAACGAACCCTCGCCCCAATGGCGTGAGGCAAGGCTTTATCAGACATCTTACCTACTTAAGGACTACGGACTGAAGGCAAGGGATCTTGATGGAATATATACAGATACAGGTTTTCTGAAAGATCAGGATCCAAAGATCCTGCTTGCCCAATCTAACCCTGAAATATTTCCTATAGATGTCAACAATGCTAGCCTGCAGGAATTGTTGCTGGTTCCGGGGATCGGCCCTGTAAGTGCCAGTCGTATAATGCAATCCAGACCTATTAACTGTGAGCAGGAACTTGCACGCATGGGTGTGGTCATTACGCGGGCAAGACCTTACATTAAACTCAAAGGCCATTTTCAGACAAACCTCTCTGCTTTTATGGAGGTATGTTCATGATAATCGGCTTCAGAACAACTGTAGAAGGTGTGTTGCTTGCCTGCCTGAAACTACGGCAGTCGCCTGATGCACACCTTATGTTTGCTGAGGATCTGGAAGAACTTCGAAGAAAGATCGATTTTACAGGAACAGACAATGATCTTGAGCTTGCTGGCTTCGGATCGAAGCTCTCAGCAATGGAACTTGCAGCACTTGCTTTTGGCAAGCACTGGGATCGTCATTTGAAATTATCTTACAGGAAAGAACCCGATCTCATCCATTTTATAGATATGGTGCTCAGACATTCAAATTGTAACCCCTCAGAGCTTGTAAGAGCTTTGAGCTTATCAGAGGATATAATCTCCCTTTTTTCAGGTAAGAACCAATTGCAAAAGCGATGCTACAGATGCATGCGTGAAGTGAATCTTTTCCATCACAGGTTATGTATGTTTGCAAGGCCTGTTTTTGTAAGAGGGATACTTATAGCGAATGTCAAAACGGAACACAGGATCGAAGATATGTTCTGCAGATGGCTGGCTAGAAAAAATCCGGACCTTCCGGTAGCTGTGGTCAATGGGCATAAAGCGTGGATAGGTAACGGTCATTTTGTAGGTCTTGACAGCTTCATAGTCGTTAATTCTTCTCTCC
This DNA window, taken from Methanomethylovorans hollandica DSM 15978, encodes the following:
- a CDS encoding radical SAM protein; translation: MRYLASGTKYDSCNQSALCHAFAPDGRCIQLYKTLLTNYCSGECTYCPNRCERDTPRVSLSPDEIVKITWSFYRRNAVEGLFLSSGVIGDAENTSEKQLEVARKLRAQGFEGYIHMRLMPGTPKYLLEEIADVANKFGVNAETTSSINYSEVCPNFNYNTDVLQRLKWTKELIIQKRKEVGYGGRIIGANDTQFVVGAANESDQDIVHTVTKFMDKYDLRRPYFMSFDPVPNTPLEHNEPSPQWREARLYQTSYLLKDYGLKARDLDGIYTDTGFLKDQDPKILLAQSNPEIFPIDVNNASLQELLLVPGIGPVSASRIMQSRPINCEQELARMGVVITRARPYIKLKGHFQTNLSAFMEVCS
- a CDS encoding TIM barrel protein, with product MNFSLHESDLSRFENDWNKVKSFVRSHGLDGVELFIDHNLLPDIPSGIVKGVHLPYWMGRHRAWVDEKSFNGNMDENEKFFLFGGHDRQDMISNFRSALENAASIDAEYGVFHVAYVELDHVFTRNFGVSDTEVMDSTADFLNGSLSFFPNGEPPVRLFLENLWWPGLNLLDTAATIHFIESLEFDNWAFTLDTGHLMNAIMNCTDQRTAIDSVLDLLARYPEDIIDRIEGMHLHCSLSGDYQMQVARNGAPEGYYDLSFHERLIAVMEHVSKIDQHMPFTEEGCRKIVDFVRPRFLTHEFETNSLPELDWKLRTQIQALYGNEI
- a CDS encoding DUF4130 domain-containing protein, giving the protein MIIGFRTTVEGVLLACLKLRQSPDAHLMFAEDLEELRRKIDFTGTDNDLELAGFGSKLSAMELAALAFGKHWDRHLKLSYRKEPDLIHFIDMVLRHSNCNPSELVRALSLSEDIISLFSGKNQLQKRCYRCMREVNLFHHRLCMFARPVFVRGILIANVKTEHRIEDMFCRWLARKNPDLPVAVVNGHKAWIGNGHFVGLDSFIVVNSSLLGSLKTMNASDEVEELWDVYYDSQMIDSRRNKNQAKKFQPKVASSVSSMSMKDRYKVERGISPCKLGDFFEV
- a CDS encoding adenosylcobinamide amidohydrolase; the protein is MDITCSPEKNSPENLNSEEEPALQMLLELPGGEKVYRQDCSIVIKLPSGRSALTTSWLNGGYREDLECIINNQIPRGVKKGEELEGGDVSAYLSLLASKLGFDPLKSSGMLTAANMNNVAVVSKGFRGLEVTAIVTGGVEINGGRAGDPASYYQENGNHFPINGTINTIIVINAHLPEYTMSRVTMTATEAKAVALQELMVPSRYSQGIATGSGTDMIAVICNMTSSLKLTDGGTHSKLGELIGKCVIEATKKALEKQSELTPISQLNMLLRLERFGVDEAYYWKVASHMAGENRKMRFLKDLREIAANPLLVTTTSAIIHIVDEVSWGLLPETSARTMALALLQQLPILLGSNKKPPEDLLNGYDSIVDNLVYMTAWLVKNSIMVEK
- a CDS encoding ArsR family transcriptional regulator, giving the protein MSPFDNNPPQDLNNTERLKVFSALGSDTRLKMLQKLCEGEVHISELARELDISVPVAAKHATILEGAQLIERKVYGKTHVLKLNNKNIVSALDILAPTKTIEVPKGTTLLEALKKVAVVEVRQDYDFENIVSTNGEEGFFVYEVDGKLLDKTVKNCTFEKDATVEWKKLEAVTKLKINIKVKDEE